Proteins co-encoded in one Nostoc sp. C052 genomic window:
- a CDS encoding CopG family transcriptional regulator: MNKKWAIKRITINLASAESEKLEKYCASTGRPATDVIRELIRSLTITELPASEQTTPTLKSDVPILK, encoded by the coding sequence ATGAACAAAAAATGGGCTATCAAACGAATCACAATAAATCTTGCATCAGCTGAAAGCGAAAAACTTGAAAAATATTGTGCAAGTACAGGTAGACCTGCAACTGATGTGATTCGGGAGTTGATTCGCTCTCTCACAATAACCGAATTGCCAGCGTCTGAACAGACTACACCTACCCTAAAATCTGATGTTCCCATTCTGAAATAA
- a CDS encoding hemolysin family protein encodes MNSPLTWLTAGKLLSVIFLVLANGFFVAAEFALVALRRSRVEQLVIQGHPGAKALQRAVNNLDAYLAATQLGVTISSLGLGWLGEPAIAVLVEPAFHWLPKSLSETSAHTLSVVIAFTIITSLHIVLGELAPKSLALQRTERTAFAVINLLELYLVIFRPAVQVLNSLGNLVLKLIGLEPGSSEELLHSTEELKLLVAASHEAGLLGEAEQEVVERVFNIGNRQVSAFMTPRTEMVWLNIDEPLSKIRSQVIESIHSFFPVGQQSIDNLLGIVQTKEFLAQNPTQAIELQALLKPLLYVPESMKALNLLELFKKSGTHLALIVDEYGVTQGLVTITDIVEAIVGDIPTSEELADPDVVQREDGSWLLDGLLPIDELKEILDIRKLLPGAEVNYQTLGGFVVNQLGHIPLVAEHFEWARLRFEVVSMDGNRIDKVLVVPMHAKKDQ; translated from the coding sequence ATGAACAGTCCATTAACTTGGCTTACTGCGGGCAAATTGCTATCGGTGATTTTCTTGGTGCTAGCCAACGGATTTTTTGTGGCGGCTGAATTTGCCTTGGTTGCGCTTCGCCGTAGTCGTGTCGAACAGTTGGTCATCCAAGGTCATCCCGGTGCAAAAGCTTTACAACGGGCAGTAAATAATTTGGATGCTTATTTAGCAGCGACCCAACTTGGTGTTACCATATCTTCTTTAGGCTTAGGTTGGCTTGGAGAACCAGCGATTGCAGTACTGGTCGAACCCGCTTTCCACTGGCTGCCAAAATCTTTATCGGAAACTAGCGCTCATACCTTATCAGTAGTAATTGCCTTTACAATCATTACGTCTCTCCACATCGTTTTGGGAGAATTGGCTCCGAAAAGTTTAGCGCTCCAGCGCACAGAAAGAACAGCCTTCGCAGTTATAAATCTCTTAGAACTATACTTAGTGATATTTCGCCCTGCTGTGCAAGTTTTGAATAGTTTAGGAAATTTGGTTCTAAAGCTTATAGGCTTGGAACCAGGAAGTAGCGAAGAATTGCTTCATTCGACTGAAGAATTGAAACTTTTAGTGGCAGCTAGCCATGAAGCAGGTCTGTTGGGAGAAGCGGAACAAGAGGTAGTAGAGCGAGTATTTAATATTGGTAACAGACAAGTCAGTGCATTTATGACACCACGTACAGAGATGGTTTGGCTTAATATTGATGAACCATTGTCAAAAATCCGCAGCCAAGTGATTGAAAGTATTCATTCATTCTTCCCAGTTGGTCAACAGAGCATTGATAACTTATTAGGTATTGTGCAAACCAAAGAATTTTTAGCCCAAAATCCAACCCAAGCCATTGAATTGCAAGCTTTACTAAAGCCACTTTTATATGTGCCGGAAAGCATGAAGGCTTTGAACCTCTTAGAGTTATTTAAGAAATCTGGGACTCACCTAGCTTTAATCGTAGATGAATATGGGGTGACACAAGGCTTGGTGACAATCACTGATATTGTAGAAGCGATAGTAGGTGATATCCCAACCAGTGAAGAACTAGCAGATCCTGATGTGGTGCAACGTGAAGATGGGTCTTGGTTGTTAGATGGACTGTTGCCAATTGATGAGTTGAAAGAGATTTTAGATATCAGAAAGTTGTTACCAGGGGCAGAGGTAAACTATCAAACTTTAGGAGGATTTGTCGTCAACCAGTTAGGGCATATTCCCTTGGTGGCTGAACATTTTGAATGGGCGAGACTACGTTTTGAAGTAGTTAGTATGGATGGAAACCGAATAGATAAAGTCTTGGTTGTACCAATGCACGCTAAAAAAGATCAGTGA
- a CDS encoding CHASE2 domain-containing protein, protein MTKLVVLNLGKGNLKQGFATVTAQLYNYSNPIPIQFTGSLPAAPELIELYRRWQLLYLLLHETLFPGQRWHRNMANDAGIEIDTEDITNISSVEFSNLCDNLQNEINVWLKSELFRNIDQKLRTKLNPHEEIRIILETEDDQVRRLPWHLWDFFEDYHKAVFGLSAPEVDEVKLLRKPTTNKIRILAILGNSEGIDIQQDRAILEQLPETETIFLVEPQRRELDQWLWDKKGWDILFFAGHGSSQADGEIGQIYINQTDSLTISQLKNGLKAAIARGLQLAIFNCCDGLGLVRQLASLHIPQIIVMREVVPDRVAQEFLKHFLEAFANGESCHLAMREAIEKLQGLESSFPCASWLPVICQNPTAMSLVLANKVDSQLTSWHSRNIIRTIFKVSIVTTALIMGMRSVGMLQSWELMAFDAMMRSRPDEGQDPRILVVTVTEADVQSQSAKERGGASLSDRALAQVLEKLEQFKPRVIGLDIYRENSVGAEYKNLSKLMQKSDRFFAICKVSEENKNSGVSPPPEVPKQNLGFSDVIPDSDGIIRRQILAMAPASPCNVDKSFSFQLANRYLLALGIQSKLTTEKNWQFGNVIFKNLESNSGGYHRIDNLGHQVLLNYRSSHQAATQVTLADVLNNKLTSDLVNNRIVLIGTSAESFHDYWSTPYSASQWSYNQMPGVMLQAQMVSQILSAVLDNRPLLWMLPKWGEFIWVWSWSLIGGIIVWQFRSWLRLGLAGVATVCILYGVSFGLLLQGAWIPLASSVLVLIVSGAGVVIYTYFPSDQRSQ, encoded by the coding sequence ATGACTAAATTAGTCGTGTTGAACTTAGGAAAGGGTAACTTGAAGCAGGGATTTGCTACCGTTACAGCACAGTTGTACAACTATAGCAACCCTATACCGATACAATTTACAGGTAGCTTGCCCGCGGCTCCAGAACTCATAGAACTCTACAGACGTTGGCAGTTACTCTATTTGTTGCTGCATGAAACTCTTTTCCCTGGTCAACGTTGGCATAGAAATATGGCAAACGATGCAGGTATTGAAATTGATACAGAAGATATAACTAATATTTCCTCTGTTGAGTTTAGTAATTTATGTGACAACTTACAAAATGAAATTAATGTTTGGCTAAAATCTGAGCTATTTCGCAACATTGACCAGAAATTACGCACTAAGTTAAATCCTCATGAAGAAATTCGGATCATTTTAGAAACGGAAGATGACCAAGTTCGTCGGCTACCCTGGCATTTATGGGATTTCTTTGAAGATTACCATAAGGCAGTATTTGGTTTAAGCGCTCCTGAAGTAGATGAAGTTAAACTATTACGTAAACCTACTACAAATAAAATTAGAATATTAGCTATTCTTGGTAATAGTGAAGGAATTGATATTCAACAAGACCGGGCAATACTTGAACAACTACCAGAAACAGAGACTATTTTTTTGGTTGAGCCACAGCGCAGAGAGTTAGATCAATGGCTTTGGGACAAGAAAGGCTGGGATATTCTCTTTTTTGCCGGACATGGTTCGAGCCAAGCTGATGGTGAAATAGGTCAAATTTATATCAATCAAACTGATAGTTTAACAATTTCTCAGTTAAAAAATGGACTGAAAGCAGCGATCGCAAGGGGTTTACAATTAGCAATTTTTAACTGCTGTGATGGACTAGGATTAGTACGACAATTGGCATCGCTGCACATTCCCCAAATAATTGTCATGCGGGAAGTAGTACCAGATCGGGTTGCTCAAGAATTTTTAAAGCACTTTCTAGAGGCTTTTGCTAATGGAGAATCTTGCCATTTGGCGATGCGGGAAGCTATAGAAAAGTTGCAAGGTCTAGAAAGCAGCTTTCCCTGTGCTAGTTGGCTACCAGTAATTTGTCAAAATCCAACGGCGATGTCGTTGGTGTTGGCGAACAAAGTAGACTCTCAACTTACTAGCTGGCACAGCCGAAATATTATTAGGACAATTTTCAAAGTCAGTATAGTTACGACTGCCTTGATAATGGGGATGCGCTCTGTTGGCATGTTGCAATCATGGGAGCTTATGGCTTTTGATGCAATGATGCGATCGCGACCTGATGAAGGACAAGATCCACGGATTTTAGTCGTTACCGTCACTGAAGCTGATGTGCAATCACAATCAGCCAAAGAAAGAGGTGGAGCTTCACTATCAGACCGCGCCCTAGCTCAAGTTTTAGAAAAATTAGAGCAGTTTAAACCGCGAGTCATTGGCTTAGATATCTACCGGGAGAATAGCGTAGGAGCAGAGTATAAGAATTTGTCTAAACTAATGCAAAAAAGCGATCGCTTTTTTGCAATCTGCAAAGTTAGTGAAGAAAACAAAAACAGTGGTGTTTCGCCACCTCCTGAAGTTCCAAAACAAAACTTGGGTTTTAGTGACGTTATACCTGATTCCGATGGCATTATCCGCCGTCAAATATTGGCTATGGCTCCTGCATCGCCCTGCAACGTTGATAAATCTTTTAGCTTTCAATTAGCAAATCGTTACTTGCTTGCTCTTGGTATTCAGTCCAAACTAACCACAGAAAAAAACTGGCAGTTTGGCAATGTTATCTTTAAAAACTTAGAGTCAAATAGCGGCGGCTATCACAGAATCGATAATCTAGGTCATCAAGTGCTACTTAATTATCGCTCTTCGCATCAAGCTGCTACACAAGTAACTCTAGCAGATGTTTTGAACAATAAACTCACTTCTGATTTAGTGAATAATCGAATCGTTCTCATTGGTACAAGTGCTGAAAGTTTTCATGATTATTGGTCTACACCATATAGCGCCAGTCAGTGGTCATATAATCAAATGCCAGGGGTAATGCTTCAAGCACAGATGGTGAGTCAGATTCTCAGTGCCGTTTTAGATAATCGTCCACTATTATGGATGCTACCAAAGTGGGGTGAATTTATTTGGGTATGGAGTTGGTCGTTAATTGGAGGCATAATTGTTTGGCAATTTCGGTCGTGGTTAAGATTGGGATTGGCAGGAGTGGCAACTGTTTGCATTTTATATGGTGTATCCTTTGGTCTGTTGCTCCAAGGAGCCTGGATACCTCTAGCATCATCAGTTTTAGTTTTGATAGTTAGTGGTGCTGGCGTAGTTATTTATACATACTTTCCAAGTGACCAACGTAGTCAATAG
- a CDS encoding DUF1822 family protein, translating into MTIDLNNLTLIYPENLCLDISSKEQETAWQETMQESYSNTSAHWNAYLNHLSLNAFLKWLQEDPDFQVMPKLCFPKAELPSIWELVNGSVLTLGETRLALIPSDKSSFTEFRIPQEWIDIPSWSAHYYLAVQLNLEECWLRISGYANYQQIQEQAIYDPMDRTYCLDVEYLIADLNVMWVAQELCPPKIPEIKSLPTLSKTQAEQLLEQLNEWIFSSPRLNVPFDVWGAFLAVDELRQHLYQRRLKKQNNNQVEASYTLNSNLSLWFQNIFSVGWQNLDTLLSPQQKTLAVQFRSDLGLNEGYVKRAKLIDLGMEVGGSAVVLLIGLKTEVDGKIGLRVQLHPANGEPYLIPNLRLILLSQTGTILQEVTSRSHDHYIQLKKFKSSPGIRFSIQVALDNVSIKEDFLLEALDD; encoded by the coding sequence ATGACAATTGACTTAAATAATTTGACTCTAATCTATCCTGAAAATTTATGTTTAGATATATCAAGTAAAGAGCAAGAAACTGCATGGCAAGAAACGATGCAAGAGTCTTACTCGAACACATCTGCTCACTGGAACGCCTACCTAAATCATTTATCTTTAAATGCTTTTCTAAAGTGGTTGCAAGAAGACCCAGATTTCCAAGTAATGCCTAAATTATGCTTTCCCAAAGCTGAATTACCGAGTATTTGGGAATTAGTAAATGGCTCTGTGTTAACTCTGGGTGAGACTCGATTAGCATTAATTCCTAGTGATAAAAGTTCCTTTACAGAGTTTCGGATTCCTCAAGAATGGATTGATATTCCTAGTTGGTCAGCCCATTACTATCTAGCGGTGCAGTTAAACCTAGAAGAATGTTGGCTGCGGATATCGGGTTATGCTAACTATCAACAAATCCAGGAGCAAGCTATTTATGACCCAATGGATAGAACTTATTGTTTAGATGTAGAGTATTTGATTGCAGACTTAAATGTGATGTGGGTAGCACAAGAACTTTGTCCTCCCAAGATTCCAGAGATTAAATCTTTACCAACTTTATCAAAAACACAAGCAGAGCAATTACTAGAACAATTAAATGAGTGGATTTTTTCTTCGCCGAGACTTAATGTCCCCTTTGATGTGTGGGGGGCATTTTTAGCGGTGGATGAATTGCGGCAGCATCTCTATCAGAGAAGATTGAAAAAGCAAAACAATAATCAAGTTGAAGCCAGCTACACTTTAAATAGTAACTTGAGTTTATGGTTTCAAAATATATTTAGTGTGGGTTGGCAAAATTTGGATACTTTATTATCACCACAACAAAAAACTTTAGCTGTGCAATTCAGAAGTGATTTGGGGTTGAATGAGGGATATGTTAAACGAGCCAAGTTAATTGATTTAGGGATGGAAGTTGGGGGTAGTGCTGTTGTGTTGTTAATTGGCCTTAAAACAGAGGTTGATGGCAAAATCGGTCTGCGCGTACAGTTACATCCAGCAAATGGAGAACCTTACTTAATACCTAATCTCAGACTAATTTTGCTTTCACAAACAGGGACAATTCTTCAAGAAGTCACTTCCAGAAGTCACGATCATTATATTCAACTCAAAAAATTTAAATCTTCTCCTGGAATTCGCTTTAGTATACAAGTTGCTCTCGATAATGTCAGTATAAAGGAAGATTTTCTACTGGAAGCACTTGATGACTGA
- a CDS encoding sigma-70 family RNA polymerase sigma factor: MKKREGIIQQFSSFLSLKNEHKNCNFVWQVDVNLERTISSLTQLEPDAKEEYWARYFLEIIREISQEELLEICSQTENKQKLSVSTSPAEKILKSSSRAEKHLSAYLQEACLWAARKSYQRFKFIQHKYPLEEYFQIANSAIFPPAKLFKSFDFERSQSNIEGYAKTAVVRFISNTIYQKDLEGKREKFSNYGLLKDLTKKEIQEALTIKGINQNCVKSYCLAWQCLDEIYQPNQRQGSRTLETPSAECFQAIASLYNERCNQLEFIEAPVSKDRIQEILEICIQAARDYRTKSFLPLENYENLTDSRYTALDNLVQEEEWQQVSSLISSLFSSISEISQIMLILWLGLNLTQSEMAVVLKNKYPELQKQYQVARQLARYNKILLKDFIKESQKIYPEICLNDEKDIEIIKKSLDECLQSHCQKICKSALDKITQKWQTEGKVSVLELGLTDQEKIDKKLDVPFLKVSLSRNKVNENLREAFMYQLEIDMGLPKNSLVVVSNKLANFVDEWLKDNSFIKTRN; this comes from the coding sequence ATGAAAAAACGTGAAGGTATCATTCAACAATTTTCAAGTTTTCTCAGCTTAAAAAATGAACACAAAAATTGTAATTTTGTTTGGCAAGTTGATGTAAACTTAGAACGTACTATAAGTTCTTTAACGCAGTTAGAGCCAGATGCAAAAGAAGAATATTGGGCACGTTATTTTTTGGAAATTATTAGAGAGATATCACAGGAAGAGTTACTTGAAATTTGTTCTCAAACGGAGAATAAACAAAAGCTTAGTGTTTCTACATCTCCGGCAGAAAAAATATTAAAGTCTTCTTCCAGAGCAGAGAAACATTTGTCTGCATACTTACAGGAAGCTTGTCTTTGGGCAGCTAGAAAAAGCTATCAAAGATTTAAATTTATCCAACATAAATATCCATTAGAGGAATACTTTCAAATAGCTAACTCAGCTATCTTTCCTCCAGCCAAACTTTTCAAAAGTTTTGATTTTGAGCGTTCTCAAAGCAATATAGAAGGTTATGCTAAAACGGCTGTTGTCCGTTTTATTAGTAATACCATTTATCAAAAAGACTTAGAAGGTAAAAGAGAAAAGTTTTCTAACTACGGTCTTTTAAAAGATTTGACTAAAAAAGAGATACAGGAAGCTTTAACGATAAAAGGAATAAATCAAAACTGTGTTAAGTCATACTGTTTAGCTTGGCAATGCTTAGATGAAATTTATCAACCGAACCAAAGGCAAGGAAGTCGTACTTTAGAAACACCTAGCGCCGAATGTTTTCAAGCAATTGCATCATTATATAATGAACGCTGTAATCAATTAGAATTTATAGAAGCACCAGTTTCAAAGGATAGAATTCAAGAGATATTAGAAATTTGTATCCAAGCTGCTCGTGATTACCGAACAAAGTCTTTTCTGCCTTTAGAAAACTACGAAAATTTAACTGATAGTCGGTATACTGCCTTAGATAATCTTGTCCAAGAAGAAGAATGGCAGCAAGTAAGCTCACTTATTTCAAGCTTATTTTCAAGTATCTCAGAGATTAGCCAAATAATGTTAATACTGTGGCTGGGATTAAACTTAACTCAAAGTGAGATGGCAGTAGTTTTAAAAAATAAATATCCTGAACTCCAGAAACAATATCAAGTAGCCAGACAGTTAGCAAGATATAACAAAATACTCTTAAAAGACTTTATTAAAGAATCTCAGAAAATTTATCCTGAAATTTGTTTAAATGACGAAAAAGATATTGAAATTATCAAAAAATCATTGGATGAATGCTTACAGTCACACTGTCAAAAAATCTGTAAATCTGCTTTAGATAAAATTACTCAAAAATGGCAGACTGAAGGTAAAGTAAGTGTTTTGGAATTGGGGTTGACAGACCAAGAAAAAATAGATAAAAAGTTGGATGTACCATTTTTAAAGGTATCTCTTAGTAGAAATAAAGTAAATGAAAATTTGAGAGAAGCTTTTATGTACCAACTAGAAATAGATATGGGTTTACCTAAAAATTCTTTAGTAGTAGTCAGCAATAAACTAGCTAATTTTGTAGATGAATGGCTAAAGGATAATTCTTTTATTAAGACTAGGAATTAA
- a CDS encoding DUF928 domain-containing protein: MKLKNIQKIFSLSQSKFAIALLFALFSCTSYPLILIAKSQQPTSSSNQPPQDGSSRGRPTQRGGAGSRGNCPSVEVPIVALIPEKTVSSVVEENPTFWVFVPYQLKDVPNGEFVLQDEANNDIYRVSFTLPEIPGIVSFALPSAVPLEVNKRYQWYFKVYCNQQKFDSVFVRGWVQRIALKSDMERQLKTATTIRDRIQLYTQNGIWYSALTELAKLRLAEPKNATLDNEWANLMKNIDLENLSQKPLVGEIKIKQ, translated from the coding sequence ATGAAACTAAAAAATATACAGAAAATATTTTCTCTCTCTCAAAGTAAATTTGCGATCGCTCTACTTTTTGCACTGTTTAGCTGTACTAGTTATCCTTTAATATTGATAGCAAAGTCTCAGCAGCCAACTAGCAGTAGTAATCAACCACCACAAGACGGTTCGAGTAGAGGTAGACCTACTCAAAGAGGAGGAGCAGGTAGCCGTGGTAACTGTCCATCTGTAGAAGTACCCATTGTAGCTTTAATACCTGAAAAAACAGTAAGTTCAGTTGTTGAAGAGAATCCTACCTTTTGGGTGTTTGTACCCTATCAACTTAAAGATGTACCTAACGGAGAATTTGTATTACAAGATGAAGCAAACAACGATATTTACCGGGTTTCTTTTACCCTACCTGAGATACCAGGTATTGTTAGCTTTGCTTTACCATCAGCCGTACCACTAGAAGTTAATAAAAGATACCAATGGTATTTTAAAGTTTATTGTAATCAACAAAAATTCGACTCTGTATTTGTTCGCGGATGGGTACAACGTATAGCATTAAAGTCTGACATGGAAAGGCAGTTAAAAACAGCTACCACAATACGCGATCGCATTCAATTATATACCCAAAATGGTATTTGGTACTCAGCCCTGACAGAGTTAGCAAAACTCCGCCTTGCTGAACCAAAAAATGCCACTCTAGACAATGAGTGGGCTAATCTAATGAAAAATATCGATTTAGAAAATTTGTCCCAAAAACCTCTTGTGGGAGAAATAAAAATTAAACAGTAG
- a CDS encoding CHAT domain-containing protein, with protein sequence MTKKRFRFFLVLQHFLKNTIVTYKSRLYFRKWLRRITIAVLATLLSVWGISVPAFSQFTQTQPNAQLLVEQGRKLYETGQLSEAVIILQQATDTFNLQKDELGKAMALSNLSLVFKQLGQWKKADAAITQSLNLLKNSQLKTQNFAIILAQTLDIQGNLQLELGRTEQALDSWKQSANTYTQAGDEVGIIRSLINQSMAEQALGLYHQARTTLEELQPRLEQQPYSLVKAIALRSFGDVLQLVGDLEPSFKVLQQSRDIAKKLQSPSEISATLLSLGNTALALGNSQISQQNSISFENYTPLHCINRPVATESFKFYQQAGQLYEEAVTIATSPLSQIQAQLNHLSILLKLQQWSQAKKLSSEIQVKLAKIPPSHTANYAQINFAQNLVCLKQATNADIPSSKEIAQMLATSVQQARSMDDERSVAYGLGALGGLYLENQDISNAQKLTQEALMLAQAIKAGDIGYLWQWQLGYILRIQGDVTGAIANYTEAVNTLKYLRNDLISLNPDVQFSFRDNIEPVYRQLVDLLLQPSSTVSSKESISQKNLKQARGILETLQLAELENFFREACLKAVPEQIDEVVDKTDGTAAVIYPIILTEHLDIILKLPNKTELSHYTINKKSRDVESILEKLQQYLREPDRINDVNNLSQQVYSWLIQPLEIELEKMNIKTLVFVLDGDLRNIPMAVLYDREHQKYLIQKYAISLAPGLQLIEPKSLQKMQINGLIAGVSEQRKIEGRSFPKLKNVEIELQQIQSAIPKNAELFNQDFTKINLQNQIKKIPYTVVHIATHGEFSSNPNKTFILTWEQLLKAKDFDNLIRLSGQRESSAIELLVLSACETAQGDKRATLGLAGIAVRAGARSTLATLWAVDDKSTAQFMSKFYQELENSKVTKAEAVRRAQIQLLTDYEIPYLWAPYILVGNWL encoded by the coding sequence ATGACAAAAAAAAGATTTCGATTTTTTCTTGTATTACAGCACTTTCTCAAAAATACGATCGTGACTTACAAAAGTCGCCTTTATTTTAGGAAGTGGTTAAGAAGAATTACAATAGCTGTTTTGGCTACCTTGTTAAGCGTTTGGGGAATTTCAGTCCCTGCCTTCTCTCAATTTACCCAAACCCAACCAAATGCTCAACTATTGGTTGAACAAGGCCGAAAACTCTATGAAACTGGACAGTTATCTGAAGCAGTAATAATTTTGCAACAAGCAACAGATACTTTTAATCTGCAAAAAGACGAACTAGGAAAGGCAATGGCGTTAAGCAATCTTTCTTTAGTCTTTAAGCAACTTGGACAGTGGAAAAAAGCAGACGCTGCAATTACACAAAGTCTCAATCTCTTAAAAAATTCACAACTCAAAACTCAGAACTTTGCAATAATCTTGGCACAAACTCTAGATATTCAAGGAAATCTGCAATTAGAATTAGGCAGAACTGAACAAGCTTTAGACTCATGGAAGCAATCTGCTAATACATATACTCAAGCAGGTGATGAAGTTGGTATCATCCGCAGTTTGATTAACCAAAGTATGGCAGAGCAAGCATTAGGGCTTTACCATCAAGCTCGCACCACCTTAGAAGAGTTACAACCCCGTCTTGAACAGCAACCATATTCGCTTGTTAAAGCTATAGCTTTACGTAGCTTTGGTGATGTTTTGCAATTAGTCGGTGATTTAGAACCATCCTTTAAGGTTTTACAACAAAGCCGAGACATCGCCAAAAAATTACAATCTCCTTCAGAAATCAGTGCTACGCTGCTGAGTTTAGGTAATACCGCACTTGCTTTAGGTAATAGCCAAATCTCGCAGCAAAACAGTATCAGTTTTGAAAACTATACTCCATTACATTGTATAAATAGACCTGTCGCTACAGAATCTTTCAAATTTTATCAACAAGCAGGGCAATTATATGAGGAAGCTGTTACCATAGCAACCTCACCACTCTCACAAATCCAAGCTCAACTTAATCATTTGAGTATATTGTTGAAACTTCAGCAATGGTCACAAGCTAAGAAATTATCTTCTGAAATTCAAGTAAAGTTAGCTAAAATCCCCCCAAGCCACACAGCAAATTACGCACAAATTAATTTTGCTCAGAACTTGGTGTGCTTGAAACAAGCTACCAACGCAGACATTCCTTCATCGAAAGAAATTGCTCAAATGTTAGCGACATCTGTACAGCAGGCTAGAAGTATGGATGATGAGCGTTCAGTTGCTTATGGTTTAGGCGCATTAGGTGGATTATATCTAGAAAACCAGGATATATCTAATGCTCAAAAACTGACACAGGAAGCTTTAATGCTAGCCCAAGCGATAAAAGCTGGTGATATAGGTTATTTGTGGCAATGGCAACTAGGGTACATACTTAGAATACAAGGAGATGTGACTGGAGCGATCGCTAACTATACTGAAGCGGTAAATACTCTCAAATATTTACGCAATGATTTAATTTCTCTCAATCCAGATGTACAGTTTTCCTTTCGGGATAATATAGAACCCGTTTACCGACAATTGGTTGATTTACTTTTGCAACCTTCATCTACAGTTAGTTCAAAAGAAAGCATTAGTCAAAAAAATTTGAAGCAAGCTCGTGGCATACTTGAAACACTCCAACTAGCTGAACTAGAAAATTTCTTCCGAGAAGCTTGTTTAAAAGCCGTACCCGAACAAATTGATGAGGTAGTTGATAAAACAGATGGCACCGCAGCAGTAATTTATCCTATTATTTTGACAGAGCATCTAGACATTATTCTCAAGTTACCAAATAAAACGGAATTATCTCATTACACAATTAATAAGAAATCTAGAGATGTTGAAAGTATTTTAGAAAAATTACAACAATATTTGAGAGAACCAGACAGGATAAATGATGTTAATAATTTATCTCAACAGGTTTATAGTTGGCTAATTCAACCTTTAGAAATTGAATTAGAAAAAATGAATATAAAAACCCTAGTATTTGTACTAGATGGTGACTTACGGAATATTCCAATGGCAGTTTTATACGATCGGGAACACCAAAAGTATTTAATTCAAAAATATGCTATCTCCTTAGCTCCAGGTTTACAATTAATTGAACCAAAATCTTTACAAAAAATGCAAATAAATGGATTAATTGCTGGGGTAAGTGAGCAACGTAAAATTGAAGGACGTTCATTTCCTAAACTCAAGAATGTAGAAATTGAATTACAACAAATTCAATCAGCTATACCTAAAAATGCAGAACTATTTAATCAAGATTTTACCAAAATAAATTTACAGAATCAAATAAAAAAAATCCCATATACAGTAGTTCACATAGCAACTCATGGCGAGTTTAGTTCTAATCCGAATAAAACATTTATTTTAACTTGGGAACAACTCTTAAAAGCTAAGGATTTTGATAATTTAATTAGACTCAGTGGACAAAGAGAATCTAGCGCTATTGAACTACTTGTCTTAAGTGCTTGTGAAACTGCTCAAGGAGACAAACGAGCTACTTTAGGACTTGCTGGTATAGCAGTCCGTGCAGGCGCTCGGAGTACCTTAGCAACTTTGTGGGCGGTAGATGATAAATCTACTGCTCAATTTATGAGTAAGTTTTATCAAGAATTAGAAAATAGTAAAGTAACTAAAGCTGAAGCTGTTCGCCGCGCTCAAATTCAGCTATTAACTGATTATGAAATTCCTTATTTATGGGCACCATACATTTTGGTCGGGAACTGGCTTTAA